In Campylobacter vicugnae, a genomic segment contains:
- a CDS encoding 16S rRNA (uracil(1498)-N(3))-methyltransferase gives MKFIYHAGAGSENIDIDGDSFSHLKALRLTQGKRVDIRNLKDGYSYIYEIISMDRRRASLELVFKSLIPFVEHKFELAWAVVDPSVIEKSLPSLNELGVGRLNLVYCEFSQRNIKLNLDRFERILIGSSQQCGRNSIMEIAVFNSIDELLAYKSDVALIDFGGASLSGYEGKEMLFIGPEGGFSQNERDKIEIKFALNSPYILRSNSAIIGVVSKILI, from the coding sequence ATGAAATTTATATATCATGCTGGTGCTGGAAGCGAGAATATAGATATTGATGGCGATAGCTTTAGCCATTTAAAAGCTCTTAGATTGACTCAAGGCAAAAGAGTAGATATAAGAAATTTAAAAGATGGATATAGCTATATTTATGAGATTATTAGTATGGATAGAAGGCGAGCTAGCTTGGAATTAGTGTTTAAATCATTAATCCCTTTTGTAGAGCATAAATTTGAGCTAGCATGGGCAGTAGTTGATCCTAGCGTAATAGAAAAGAGCTTGCCAAGTTTAAACGAGCTTGGTGTAGGGCGTTTAAATTTAGTATATTGTGAGTTTTCCCAGAGAAATATCAAGCTAAATTTAGATAGATTCGAGAGAATTTTAATTGGTAGTTCTCAGCAGTGTGGTAGAAATTCTATCATGGAGATTGCAGTGTTTAATAGCATTGATGAGCTTTTAGCTTATAAAAGTGATGTGGCGCTTATTGATTTTGGCGGGGCGAGTTTATCTGGATATGAGGGCAAAGAGATGCTTTTTATCGGGCCAGAGGGTGGATTTAGTCAAAATGAAAGAGATAAAATAGAGATTAAATTCGCTCTAAATTCTCCATATATACTTCGTTCAAATAGTGCCATTATCGGCGTTGTTAGTAAGATTTTGATATAG
- a CDS encoding 6-pyruvoyl trahydropterin synthase family protein codes for MIIRKIYDFENAHIVRFCSSKRCKESIHGHSYRCEVLLKSDYLDAAGMVYDFGLMKQHIRMIIDSFDHTTTLYAKDSNEYKNDMKKHSKRWIELPYNPSAEHFSRIFFVLIDKLLGQCVMQNGEKGVELYSIIVHETATGYAQCFKEDAYSPKMGLINLDEIIFSDEIKAEWSDFDFYEKLKNGFKFINPKEC; via the coding sequence ATGATAATTAGAAAAATTTATGATTTTGAAAATGCTCATATAGTTAGATTTTGTAGCTCTAAACGCTGCAAAGAGAGTATTCATGGTCATAGTTATAGATGTGAAGTATTATTAAAATCTGATTATCTTGATGCTGCTGGTATGGTATATGATTTTGGCCTTATGAAGCAACATATTAGGATGATTATTGATAGTTTTGATCATACTACTACGCTTTATGCAAAAGATAGCAATGAGTATAAAAATGATATGAAAAAGCACTCTAAACGCTGGATAGAGCTTCCATATAATCCAAGTGCTGAACATTTTAGCCGTATATTTTTTGTATTAATTGATAAGCTTCTTGGGCAGTGCGTTATGCAAAATGGTGAAAAAGGAGTAGAGTTATATAGCATTATTGTTCATGAAACAGCTACAGGATATGCGCAATGCTTTAAAGAAGATGCATATAGCCCTAAAATGGGGCTTATAAATTTAGATGAGATAATTTTTAGCGATGAGATTAAAGCTGAGTGGAGTGATTTTGATTTTTACGAAAAGCTCAAAAATGGCTTTAAATTTATAAATCCAAAGGAGTGTTGA
- a CDS encoding 7-carboxy-7-deazaguanine synthase QueE, with product MVEVVEYFSSIQGEGKFQGKNAFFIRFAGCNLKCVGFGCSLRSPKTGEMLIGCDTIRAAQSSHFKYDKFDSQRLSGLLLGLKHKPLIVLTGGEPLIHHADRDLLKFLEYAISVGFNIQFETNGTIDVDFAKFPIYKKCTFAVSVKLALSGEPAHKRINKKALKSLFNNASCFYKFVTTGAELAEIKDILAIQNGEVWCMPLARDQNELEYNAKNVVNLCIENGFNYSDRLHIRIWNDLDGV from the coding sequence ATGGTTGAGGTTGTTGAGTATTTTAGCTCTATTCAAGGAGAGGGAAAATTTCAAGGTAAAAATGCCTTTTTTATCCGTTTTGCTGGATGTAATCTTAAATGTGTTGGGTTTGGTTGCTCTCTTCGCTCACCAAAAACTGGAGAGATGTTAATAGGGTGTGATACTATTAGAGCTGCTCAGTCATCGCACTTTAAATATGATAAATTTGATTCTCAACGCTTAAGCGGATTACTTCTTGGGTTAAAACATAAACCTTTAATTGTTTTAACTGGAGGCGAGCCGCTTATTCATCACGCTGATAGAGATCTGCTTAAGTTTCTTGAGTATGCTATTAGTGTAGGATTTAATATACAGTTTGAAACTAATGGAACAATTGATGTTGATTTTGCTAAATTCCCAATATATAAAAAATGCACTTTTGCTGTAAGTGTGAAATTAGCCCTAAGTGGTGAGCCAGCCCATAAAAGAATCAATAAAAAAGCTTTAAAATCACTATTTAACAATGCTAGTTGCTTTTATAAATTTGTAACTACAGGAGCAGAATTAGCTGAGATAAAAGATATTTTAGCTATTCAAAATGGCGAGGTTTGGTGTATGCCTTTAGCAAGAGACCAAAATGAGCTAGAATACAACGCTAAAAATGTAGTAAATTTATGTATAGAAAATGGATTTAATTATAGCGATAGATTGCATATTCGAATTTGGAATGATTTAGATGGAGTTTAA